Proteins encoded in a region of the Lepeophtheirus salmonis chromosome 6, UVic_Lsal_1.4, whole genome shotgun sequence genome:
- the LOC121119468 gene encoding isochorismatase domain-containing protein 2: MSSLTRVSRIYPKNVLLLLCDMQEKFRPTISYFPQVIANTKKLMEVASILKIPMVATEQYPKGLGPTVEELDLHKFEIKPQEKTQFSMLTQDIVKSVEKKESLILCGIEAHACILHTVFDLVEMQKEVFIPVDCVSSRSLVERKLAFKRLESFPNVHLTTVETLVLEFLKSSAHPDFKACQRFISLPSEDSDIINIL, translated from the coding sequence ATGTCTTCTCTTACACGAGTTTCCCGCATCTATCCGAAAAATGTGCTTCTACTCCTCTGTGATATGCAAGAAAAATTCCGTCCAACTATCTCCTATTTTCCACAAGTCATTGCTAATACTAAAAAGCTAATGGAAGTCGCTTCAATCCTTAAGATCCCCATGGTTGCTACGGAGCAGTATCCCAAAGGACTTGGACCAACCGTAGAGGAACTTGATCTCCATAAATTCGAAATCAAACCTCAAGAGAAGACACAATTTTCTATGCTCACACAAGACATTGTGAAATCTGTCGAGAAAAAAGAATCATTGATTCTATGTGGGATTGAGGCTCACGCCTGTATACTTCACACTGTATTTGATCTAGTCGAAATGCAAAAAGAAGTTTTCATTCCTGTAGATTGTGTGAGCTCAAGGTCGCTAGTAGAAAGGAAATTGGCTTTTAAAAGACTGGAATCATTCCCAAATGTTCATTTGACTACTGTAGAAACTCTAGTTTTGGAATTTCTTAAATCATCGGCACATCCTGATTTTAAAGCCTGTCAAAGGTTTATTAGCTTACCCTCTGAAGATtctgatataataaatatattataa